The genomic DNA CGACCCATGTCATACGCTGGCGCTGCTGACACGGGACCTTGCGAGGGGCGGCAAGCCTCCCCTTCGAACCCCACCGGCGCAGGCAAAGCCCGCACCAAAGAGCCGCTGACCGAGACCTTCGTCTTTCGGTGCAGCGCCGCAGAGAAGGCCCAATTGCGCGCCAAGGCCGAGGCCGCGGGGCTGCCCGCCTCGACGCTTCTGCGCGAGGCGCTTGGCCTGACCGAGGCCCGCCGTCGCAAGCCGATCCCTCGCGTCGATCCGGCGCTGGTGCTCGCGGTCGGGCGCATCGGCGGCAATCTCAACCAGATCGTCCGGTGGCTGAACCACGCCATGAAGGTCGGGCGCACTGACCTCGACACGCTGACCGTCGCGCGCCGCCTTGTCGTGATCGAACGCCAGCTTGCCGCGCTCCTCGATGAGGCGCGGTGGTGCTGATCAAGTTCTTTCCCAACGGCAAAGGCGCGGGCGCGGGGCCGGTCGGGTACTTGGTGGCCGAGCGCGTGCTGGCCTATGACGATAACCGCGACCTGATCCGCGATGCCGACGGCCAGCCCATGCCCGTCACCCGCGACCCGCTGCCCGAGGTCCTGCGCGGCAATTCCGAACGCACTGAGGCCCTGATCGACGCCAGCCGTCACCAATGGACCTACCGCGCGGGCGTGATCAGCTTTGCCGACACCGACAACCCGACCGAAGACCAACAGGCCGAGGTCATGGACGGGTTTGAGCGTCTGGCCTTTGCGGGGCTGGACCCTGAGCAATATGAGGTGCTCTGGGTCCGCCATCGCCACGAAGGCCGGGTCAAGCTGCACTTCTGCACGCCGCGCCTGGAGCTGACGACAGGCAAGAGCCTCAACATTGCGCCACCTGGCTACAGGGAGGCCTATGACAGCCTGCGGGACGTGATGAACCAGCGCCACGGCTGGGCCGATCCGATGGATGTGGAGCGCGCGCAGGACGTCCGCGACACCATCGAGGCCCCGACCCGCGCTCAGGGCCGAGAAGAGCTGCACGCGTGGATACAGGACCAGATCGATATGGGCCTGATCACCGACCGCGCGACCATTATCGATGCGCTCACCAACGCAGGCTTCGACCTGCCGCGCACCGGCAAGGCCTACATCACCGCCCGCGATCCTGAGACCGGCGAGCGCTGGCGGCTGAAAGGAGAGATTTTCCATG from Sulfitobacter sp. S190 includes the following:
- a CDS encoding MobC family plasmid mobilization relaxosome protein is translated as MTATDPTEAQTARRPMSYAGAADTGPCEGRQASPSNPTGAGKARTKEPLTETFVFRCSAAEKAQLRAKAEAAGLPASTLLREALGLTEARRRKPIPRVDPALVLAVGRIGGNLNQIVRWLNHAMKVGRTDLDTLTVARRLVVIERQLAALLDEARWC